The Bdellovibrionales bacterium genome includes a region encoding these proteins:
- a CDS encoding SUMF1/EgtB/PvdO family nonheme iron enzyme has translation MIILNYTFILFFICVEFGTSFDIAKAAESTTKVPSGSNYVFNSILVDPTATDDPAGYEVRPFYISIFEASCRDKRAVLGEGTSCFNQYPPELASFISSDWKSFPDEKVDLDYPAYFGVENRKPLEAIEFCRLQGGRLPTPIEWTLAALNIHENKNATHYSDRLFDFRGVPTSNIGGRVNRPSNDDNYKYFIPAPAVVTDFKALGIDISGTVGMTGNFPELAINPEATQNQNSSSPMFSCGFSYDADHAQITQALQIGGLCQDAWGRPQGVRCVFDYSSEETIQVFDTTKVKGHLRDYIEKRQSRLKEKILKGENNGSVVGFFPGLFVDLRGSSQPQKLELPRLSHSPELASEFVKKVLNYQHSSPTPSQQTQDDAEAFTIKSDGSSSDTIVPPRERLIEPPGYRK, from the coding sequence TTGCCAAGGCTGCGGAATCGACCACGAAAGTTCCGAGCGGATCCAATTATGTCTTTAATTCAATACTTGTCGATCCGACAGCAACGGATGATCCTGCGGGGTATGAAGTACGCCCTTTTTATATTTCAATCTTTGAGGCGAGTTGTCGAGATAAACGAGCTGTTCTAGGCGAAGGCACCTCTTGCTTTAACCAGTACCCTCCGGAGTTGGCCTCTTTCATTTCAAGCGACTGGAAATCCTTTCCTGATGAAAAAGTGGATCTGGATTACCCAGCCTATTTTGGAGTTGAGAATAGGAAACCATTGGAGGCTATTGAATTTTGTAGATTGCAGGGCGGACGCTTACCGACCCCAATAGAGTGGACCCTCGCGGCATTGAACATCCATGAAAATAAAAATGCCACTCACTATTCTGATCGCCTCTTTGACTTCCGAGGAGTTCCAACCAGCAATATTGGCGGAAGGGTCAATAGGCCCTCCAATGACGATAATTATAAATATTTTATTCCTGCGCCCGCTGTTGTCACTGATTTTAAAGCACTTGGGATAGATATCAGTGGCACTGTCGGAATGACGGGCAACTTTCCTGAATTAGCCATCAACCCAGAGGCAACTCAAAACCAAAACTCCAGCTCTCCCATGTTTTCTTGTGGGTTTTCCTACGACGCAGACCACGCCCAAATAACTCAGGCACTTCAAATAGGGGGACTTTGCCAAGATGCCTGGGGAAGACCCCAGGGTGTGCGTTGCGTATTTGATTATTCTTCAGAAGAGACGATCCAGGTTTTTGATACCACAAAGGTCAAGGGACATCTTCGGGACTATATCGAAAAAAGGCAATCACGATTGAAAGAGAAAATTTTAAAGGGGGAAAATAATGGTTCGGTCGTTGGATTTTTTCCCGGACTTTTTGTTGATCTGAGAGGCAGCTCACAGCCCCAGAAACTCGAACTGCCACGACTTTCTCATTCTCCAGAACTGGCCTCCGAATTCGTAAAGAAAGTACTCAATTATCAGCACTCATCTCCAACTCCGTCCCAACAAACACAGGACGATGCTGAAGCATTCACCATCAAATCTGATGGCTCTTCTTCGGACACAATCGTGCCTCCAAGAGAGCGGCTCATAGAGCCGCCGGGATACAGAAAATGA